The following coding sequences are from one Aggregicoccus sp. 17bor-14 window:
- a CDS encoding alcohol dehydrogenase → MPQTMKAMQVKKPHGAFELVQLPVPEPAAGQVRIAVEACGLCHSDALVKEGGFPGLAYPRVPGHELVGRVDALGAGVSEWKPGQRVGVGWHGGHCFVCEPCRAGDFIQCVRAQICGISYDGGYAEYVVAPHEALAAIPDALDAVAAAPLLCAGVTTFNALRHSGARAGDTVAVQGIGGLGHLGIQFARHLGFRTVALSRGEDKRALALELGAHVYLDQAKGKAATLLQELGGARAILATAPSAKLMGPLVDGLRRDGVLLVVGADAAPIEVSPLQLIFGRRRVQGWPSGTAKDSEETLAFSALEGIAPRNEVFPLEQANEAYARMIENRVRFRAVLRIRS, encoded by the coding sequence ATGCCACAGACGATGAAGGCCATGCAGGTGAAGAAGCCCCACGGAGCCTTCGAGCTCGTGCAGCTGCCGGTGCCCGAGCCCGCCGCGGGGCAGGTGCGCATCGCGGTGGAGGCGTGCGGCCTCTGCCACTCGGATGCGCTGGTGAAGGAGGGTGGGTTCCCCGGCCTCGCCTACCCGCGCGTGCCCGGCCACGAGCTGGTGGGCCGGGTGGACGCCCTCGGGGCCGGGGTGAGCGAGTGGAAGCCGGGGCAGCGCGTGGGGGTGGGCTGGCACGGCGGCCACTGCTTCGTGTGCGAGCCGTGCCGCGCAGGAGACTTCATCCAGTGCGTGCGCGCGCAGATCTGCGGCATCAGCTACGACGGCGGCTACGCGGAGTACGTGGTGGCGCCCCACGAGGCGCTCGCCGCCATCCCGGACGCGCTGGACGCCGTGGCCGCCGCGCCGCTGCTGTGCGCGGGCGTCACCACGTTCAACGCCCTGCGCCACAGCGGGGCCCGCGCCGGCGACACGGTCGCGGTGCAGGGCATCGGCGGGCTGGGCCACCTCGGCATCCAGTTCGCGCGCCACCTCGGCTTCCGCACCGTGGCGCTCTCGCGCGGGGAGGACAAGCGCGCGCTGGCCCTGGAGCTCGGGGCCCACGTGTACCTGGACCAGGCGAAGGGCAAGGCGGCCACACTGCTGCAGGAGCTGGGCGGGGCGCGCGCCATCCTCGCCACGGCGCCCAGCGCCAAGCTGATGGGTCCGCTGGTGGACGGGCTGCGCCGCGACGGCGTGCTGCTGGTGGTGGGCGCGGACGCCGCACCCATCGAGGTCAGCCCGCTGCAGCTCATCTTCGGGCGCCGGCGGGTGCAGGGCTGGCCCAGCGGCACGGCGAAGGACAGCGAGGAGACGCTCGCCTTCAGCGCGCTCGAGGGGATTGCCCCGCGCAACGAGGTCTTCCCGCTCGAGCAGGCGAACGAGGCGTACGCGCGGATGATCGAGAACCGGGTGCGCTTCCGCGCCGTGCTGCGCATCCGCAGCTGA
- a CDS encoding DUF6130 family protein, with protein MASIVSAVATTAEGADKGAAPPQATEMRVANPYAAVDQEPPPELTLDPPDPKALRQGVVWIQYQVQNLRILPVFGKEAVAVSPRVGHLHIIVDDLPWWWAHTSDINTIDLAGLPPGEHQVQVMLVNPNHETFPGQTRTVKFTVPAEAASASHR; from the coding sequence GTGGCCAGCATCGTCTCGGCGGTCGCCACCACCGCCGAGGGCGCAGACAAGGGCGCAGCTCCGCCGCAGGCGACGGAGATGCGCGTCGCCAACCCGTACGCCGCAGTGGACCAGGAGCCGCCGCCCGAGCTGACCCTGGACCCGCCGGACCCCAAGGCCCTGCGCCAGGGCGTGGTGTGGATCCAGTACCAGGTGCAGAACCTCCGCATCCTCCCGGTGTTCGGGAAGGAGGCCGTGGCGGTGTCCCCGCGCGTGGGCCACCTGCACATCATCGTGGACGACCTGCCCTGGTGGTGGGCCCACACGAGCGACATCAACACCATCGACCTGGCCGGGCTGCCCCCCGGCGAGCACCAGGTGCAGGTGATGCTGGTGAACCCCAACCACGAGACCTTCCCCGGCCAGACCCGGACGGTGAAGTTCACCGTGCCCGCGGAGGCCGCGTCGGCCTCGCACCGGTGA
- a CDS encoding VOC family protein — MSTPSTPSTGSSSARRAASTGSSNAGPTASVAGVDLKLEAFVIPVSDFDRAKAFYTGLGWRLDADFSKGNARVLQLTPPGSPASFQFGTNLTSAAPGSAQNIFLVVSDIEAARNELIKRGAKVSEVFHFSEGPAPFGQKVNGPAPEHQSYGSYASFSDPDGNTWLLQEVTTRFPGRVDKSMMSFSSARDLASALRRAAAAHGEHEKRTGQRDENWPDWYAQYLTAEESGEQLPV; from the coding sequence ATGAGCACCCCCAGCACCCCTTCCACCGGTAGCTCCAGCGCGCGGCGCGCGGCGAGCACTGGCAGCTCCAACGCGGGCCCCACCGCGAGCGTGGCCGGCGTCGACCTGAAGCTCGAGGCCTTCGTCATCCCCGTCTCGGACTTCGACCGCGCAAAGGCGTTCTATACGGGCCTCGGCTGGCGACTCGACGCGGACTTCAGCAAGGGCAACGCCCGCGTGCTCCAGCTCACGCCGCCCGGCTCGCCCGCCTCGTTTCAGTTCGGCACGAACCTCACCTCCGCCGCGCCCGGCTCGGCCCAGAACATCTTCCTCGTGGTCTCGGACATCGAGGCCGCGCGCAACGAGCTGATCAAGCGCGGCGCCAAGGTGAGCGAGGTGTTCCACTTCTCCGAGGGGCCCGCGCCCTTCGGCCAGAAGGTCAACGGCCCCGCGCCCGAGCACCAGAGCTACGGCTCCTACGCCTCGTTCAGCGACCCGGACGGCAACACCTGGCTCCTGCAGGAGGTCACCACCCGCTTCCCCGGCCGCGTGGACAAGTCGATGATGTCCTTCAGCTCCGCGAGAGATCTCGCCAGCGCGCTGCGGCGCGCGGCGGCCGCGCACGGCGAGCACGAGAAGCGCACCGGCCAGCGGGACGAGAACTGGCCGGACTGGTACGCGCAGTACCTCACGGCCGAGGAGTCCGGCGAGCAGCTGCCCGTGTGA
- a CDS encoding Cof-type HAD-IIB family hydrolase, producing MPRAAASPPSPVALVLADVDGTLVTRDKRLTPRAVAAVQALGARGIGFALTSGRPPRGLRMLTGPLALDTPLAAFNGGLFCRPTDLAVLEAHTLPPALLPPLLQVLAAHGLDAWLYRGLDWLVREVGAPHVAREAWTVQFAPTRVAHFQGLEAGVVKLTGVTDDPVRMEAARADVAAHCGAGVSAQLSQPYYLDITHAEANKGAVARRLCAWLGVPRERLASLGDQPNDVSMFRESGLSIAMGNAPSEVQAQASHTTASSEAEGFALALERFVLGADAPALSPSE from the coding sequence ATGCCCCGCGCCGCAGCCTCCCCTCCCTCCCCCGTGGCGCTCGTGCTCGCGGACGTGGACGGCACGCTGGTCACCCGCGACAAGCGGCTCACCCCCCGCGCGGTAGCGGCCGTGCAGGCGCTGGGCGCCCGGGGCATCGGCTTCGCCCTCACCAGCGGGCGCCCGCCGCGCGGGCTGCGCATGCTGACGGGGCCTCTCGCGCTCGACACGCCGCTCGCTGCCTTCAACGGCGGGCTCTTCTGCCGGCCCACGGACCTCGCCGTCCTCGAGGCGCACACCCTCCCGCCCGCGCTGCTGCCCCCGCTGCTGCAGGTGCTCGCGGCGCATGGGCTGGACGCGTGGCTGTACCGGGGGCTCGACTGGCTGGTGCGCGAGGTGGGAGCACCGCACGTGGCGCGCGAGGCGTGGACGGTGCAGTTCGCCCCCACGCGCGTGGCGCACTTCCAGGGACTGGAGGCGGGCGTGGTGAAGCTGACGGGCGTGACGGACGACCCCGTGCGGATGGAGGCAGCGCGCGCGGACGTGGCGGCGCACTGCGGGGCGGGCGTGAGCGCGCAGCTCTCGCAGCCCTACTACCTGGACATCACCCACGCCGAGGCGAACAAGGGAGCGGTGGCCCGACGGCTGTGTGCGTGGCTCGGCGTGCCACGCGAGCGCCTCGCCTCGCTCGGCGACCAGCCCAACGACGTGTCCATGTTCCGCGAGAGTGGCCTCTCCATCGCCATGGGCAATGCGCCCAGCGAAGTACAGGCGCAGGCGAGCCACACCACCGCCTCCTCGGAGGCCGAGGGCTTCGCGCTCGCGCTCGAGCGCTTCGTGCTCGGCGCCGACGCGCCAGCGCTGTCCCCGTCGGAGTGA
- a CDS encoding AraC family transcriptional regulator: MQTESQVDEVAGLHIFRDPALRDVELMRAYDFPLQLQTSILEDAYGLHLVERGPGHFRYRGFGGDSPPGRMLVVEPGEPLLSSMSAPGLLTGRVITVSAARMREAWLAVGGSAAAHPVFPVPLITDPDFVSAFVAAHVAFSEAAPLLARDVALARLLEVLLVRYADRERHTVVRRQERLAVRRARAFLEAHACAAVRLDEVSEAVGLSKFHLAHAFQKEVGIPLHQYQLALRIDRAKQLLARGTHPGQVAVTLGFADQSHLNRLFKRMVGVTPGVYQRTAVGGAAARAQRAAVPGQVA, translated from the coding sequence ATGCAGACAGAGTCGCAGGTCGACGAGGTCGCGGGACTGCACATCTTCCGGGACCCGGCGCTGCGCGACGTGGAGCTGATGCGCGCGTACGACTTCCCGCTGCAGCTGCAGACGAGCATCCTGGAGGATGCGTACGGGCTGCACCTGGTGGAGCGCGGGCCCGGGCACTTCCGCTACCGGGGCTTCGGCGGCGACTCGCCCCCGGGGCGCATGCTCGTCGTGGAGCCCGGCGAGCCGCTTTTGAGCAGCATGTCGGCGCCGGGCCTGCTCACCGGGCGCGTGATCACCGTCTCGGCCGCCCGGATGCGCGAGGCGTGGCTGGCCGTGGGGGGCAGCGCCGCGGCGCACCCCGTCTTCCCCGTTCCCCTCATCACCGACCCGGACTTCGTCTCCGCCTTCGTCGCCGCCCACGTGGCCTTCTCGGAGGCCGCGCCCCTGCTCGCGCGCGACGTCGCCCTCGCGCGGCTGCTCGAGGTGCTGCTCGTGCGCTACGCGGACCGGGAACGGCACACGGTCGTCCGGCGCCAGGAGCGGCTCGCCGTGCGCCGGGCGCGCGCCTTCCTCGAGGCGCACGCGTGCGCGGCGGTGCGCCTGGACGAGGTGTCCGAGGCGGTGGGCTTGAGCAAGTTCCACCTCGCGCACGCGTTCCAGAAGGAGGTGGGAATCCCCCTGCACCAGTACCAGCTGGCGCTGCGCATCGACCGGGCGAAGCAGTTGCTCGCCCGCGGCACCCACCCGGGACAGGTGGCCGTCACCCTGGGCTTCGCCGACCAGAGCCACCTCAACCGCCTCTTCAAGCGGATGGTGGGCGTGACGCCGGGCGTCTACCAACGCACGGCGGTCGGCGGGGCAGCGGCCCGGGCGCAGCGCGCTGCCGTCCCAGGGCAGGTGGCCTGA
- a CDS encoding DUF4331 domain-containing protein, which translates to MARWQRMVAAAALGALPLVGGSALASSHREAPFITELPKVDSTDFYMFRSYEEGREGYVTLIANYQPFQDAYGGPNYFVMDPDALYEIHIDNDGDAREDLTFQFRFRNSINGDNGLTVPVGGKDMNIAFPALGPITDDASRAANQHVIETYTVKVAREGRRSAAQDVTRTGGATTFAKPFDNIGTKTFPNYEAYANTFVHTVTVPGCEGTGKVFVGQRRESFAVNVGVLFDLLNVPDFTAILDPANRGAFPNPLADKNITTIAMELPIACLTASADKPIIGGWQTASLRQARVLNPRATYNVPAREGGAWTQVSRLGMPLVNEVIIGLKDKNRFNSSEPREDAQFLDYVTNPTLPALVQTLTAGALTAPATPRNDLVAAFLTGVPGVNANGATAEYQRLNTSVPPTPAAQQNSLGAVGCFNAAKQVDLTAKGCDPAGFPNGRRPGDDVTDIELTVAMGYLVPGALPAGVVVHDGVLQEAAQFDASFPYLKAPLPGAGATPAPQTRN; encoded by the coding sequence ATGGCGAGATGGCAGAGGATGGTCGCAGCGGCAGCCCTGGGCGCGCTTCCGCTGGTGGGAGGAAGCGCCCTGGCCTCGAGTCACCGGGAGGCCCCCTTCATCACCGAGCTGCCCAAGGTGGACAGCACGGACTTCTACATGTTCCGCAGCTACGAGGAGGGGCGAGAGGGCTACGTCACCCTCATCGCCAACTACCAGCCCTTCCAGGACGCCTACGGGGGACCGAACTACTTCGTGATGGATCCGGACGCGCTCTACGAGATCCACATCGACAACGACGGCGACGCCCGCGAGGACCTCACCTTCCAGTTCCGCTTCCGCAACAGCATCAACGGCGACAACGGGCTCACCGTCCCGGTGGGCGGCAAGGACATGAACATCGCCTTCCCGGCGCTGGGCCCCATCACGGACGACGCGAGCCGCGCCGCGAACCAGCACGTCATCGAGACGTACACGGTGAAGGTGGCGCGGGAGGGCCGGCGCAGCGCGGCCCAGGACGTCACGCGCACCGGCGGCGCCACCACCTTCGCCAAGCCCTTCGACAACATCGGCACCAAGACCTTCCCCAACTACGAGGCCTACGCGAACACCTTCGTGCACACCGTGACCGTTCCGGGCTGCGAGGGCACGGGCAAGGTGTTCGTCGGCCAGCGGCGGGAGTCCTTCGCGGTGAACGTGGGCGTGCTCTTCGACCTGCTCAACGTGCCGGACTTCACGGCCATCCTCGACCCGGCCAACCGCGGCGCCTTCCCCAACCCGCTGGCGGACAAGAACATCACCACCATCGCGATGGAGCTGCCCATCGCCTGCCTCACGGCCTCGGCGGACAAGCCCATCATCGGCGGCTGGCAGACCGCGAGCCTGCGCCAGGCACGGGTGCTCAACCCGCGCGCCACCTACAACGTGCCCGCGCGAGAGGGCGGCGCGTGGACCCAGGTCTCGCGCCTCGGCATGCCGCTGGTGAACGAGGTCATCATCGGGCTGAAGGACAAGAACCGCTTCAACTCGAGCGAGCCGCGCGAGGACGCGCAGTTCCTCGACTACGTGACGAACCCCACCCTGCCCGCGCTGGTGCAGACGCTCACGGCCGGCGCGCTCACCGCCCCGGCCACGCCGCGCAACGACCTGGTGGCCGCCTTCCTCACCGGCGTGCCCGGGGTCAACGCGAACGGCGCCACCGCGGAGTACCAGCGCCTCAACACCTCGGTGCCGCCCACGCCCGCCGCCCAGCAGAACAGCCTCGGCGCGGTGGGCTGCTTCAACGCGGCGAAGCAGGTGGACCTCACGGCGAAGGGCTGCGACCCCGCGGGCTTCCCCAACGGCCGCCGGCCCGGGGACGACGTGACGGACATCGAGCTCACGGTCGCCATGGGCTACCTGGTGCCCGGCGCGCTGCCGGCGGGCGTCGTCGTGCACGACGGCGTGCTGCAGGAGGCCGCGCAGTTCGACGCGAGCTTCCCCTACCTCAAGGCGCCGCTGCCGGGCGCAGGGGCCACGCCGGCCCCGCAGACGCGGAACTAG
- a CDS encoding ATP-binding protein, which translates to MSVIATFLRSHHEATLGCLRVQLRRSLPQAVGLRDDALLGNLPALLASFPATLEQPLSFAALDVLARAQPEAEEHARQRQAQGFSAHALTLEWMLVRDCVLDEMEHAGLQPPLDELRSFAAVTAAANAIATHRVVESDRQVLQTRSEQLRLLVEGVRDYALIMLDPEGRILSWNAGAERIYGYRAEEALGRSHALLYGPQDAADGRPRLALERACREGRFECEEERVRKDGSRLWSHVILTALRDAHGRLSGYAKVTHDISEQHRAQQMQAFSVRAARELAKSLDLDVTLRALAQLAVELLADFCLLDLLREDGQLQRVQVASRAPQLAPLMERLRGFAPVPGSDSPGAQVLRDGRSRLVPQNGARDLDRIARNAEHRELLEILGPTSNIFAPLTAHGRVLGVISVARAGASRPFTPEDVEVVESVASQAAMSIYNAQLYRDAREAVRMREDVLAVVSHDLKSPLGVVAMRAEQLQRGAGADEAGRRTARNATIILRSAERMKRLIRDLLDFARMSAGTLTLKRSPEEADALLTAVREEMEPLVSDKGQHLELELAGTGARVLADHERLLQVFSNLVGNAVKFSPAGSAITLRADAERADVVTFEVRDRGPGISAELLPHVFERFVQARETAALGTGLGLTIARGIVEGHGGHIWAESPGGGGARFLFTLPREQRAPLEAQLH; encoded by the coding sequence ATGAGCGTCATCGCCACCTTCCTTCGCAGCCACCACGAGGCAACCCTCGGCTGCCTGCGCGTGCAGCTGCGGCGCTCGCTGCCACAGGCCGTAGGACTGCGGGACGATGCGTTGCTCGGCAACCTCCCCGCGCTGCTCGCGTCCTTCCCCGCGACGCTCGAGCAGCCGCTCTCCTTTGCCGCCCTGGACGTGCTCGCGCGCGCTCAGCCCGAGGCCGAGGAACACGCCCGCCAGCGCCAGGCGCAGGGCTTCTCGGCGCACGCCCTCACGCTCGAGTGGATGCTGGTGCGCGACTGCGTGCTGGACGAGATGGAGCACGCAGGGCTGCAGCCGCCGCTCGACGAGCTGCGCAGCTTTGCCGCCGTCACGGCCGCCGCCAATGCCATCGCGACGCACCGGGTGGTGGAGTCCGACCGCCAGGTGCTGCAGACCCGCTCCGAGCAGCTGCGCCTGCTCGTCGAGGGGGTGCGTGACTATGCACTCATCATGCTGGACCCCGAGGGGCGCATCCTGAGCTGGAACGCGGGCGCCGAGCGCATCTACGGCTACCGGGCAGAGGAGGCGCTGGGCCGCAGCCACGCCCTTCTCTACGGCCCGCAGGACGCAGCCGACGGACGGCCACGGCTCGCGCTGGAGCGGGCCTGCCGCGAGGGCCGCTTCGAGTGCGAGGAGGAGCGCGTGCGCAAGGATGGCAGCCGCCTCTGGTCGCACGTCATCCTCACCGCGCTGCGCGATGCGCACGGCAGGCTGAGCGGCTACGCCAAGGTGACGCACGACATCTCGGAGCAGCACCGCGCCCAGCAGATGCAGGCCTTCTCCGTGCGGGCCGCGCGCGAGCTCGCCAAGTCGCTGGACCTGGACGTGACCCTGCGGGCGCTGGCGCAGCTGGCCGTGGAGCTGCTGGCGGACTTCTGCCTCCTGGACCTCCTGCGTGAGGACGGTCAGCTGCAGCGGGTGCAGGTGGCGTCGCGCGCGCCCCAGCTCGCGCCGCTGATGGAGCGGCTGCGCGGCTTCGCGCCCGTGCCCGGCTCCGACAGCCCCGGGGCGCAGGTGCTGCGCGACGGGCGCTCGCGGCTCGTCCCACAGAACGGCGCACGCGATCTGGACCGCATCGCGCGCAACGCGGAGCACCGTGAGCTGCTCGAGATCCTCGGCCCCACGTCCAACATCTTCGCGCCTCTCACGGCCCACGGCCGCGTGCTCGGCGTGATCAGCGTCGCCCGTGCCGGCGCCTCGCGCCCATTCACGCCCGAGGACGTGGAGGTGGTGGAGAGCGTCGCGAGCCAGGCGGCCATGTCCATCTACAACGCGCAGCTCTACCGCGACGCGCGCGAGGCCGTGCGGATGCGCGAGGACGTGCTCGCGGTGGTGAGCCACGACCTGAAGAGTCCGCTGGGCGTGGTGGCGATGCGTGCCGAGCAGCTTCAGCGCGGCGCCGGCGCGGACGAGGCGGGCCGGCGCACCGCTCGCAACGCGACCATCATCCTGCGCTCCGCCGAGCGGATGAAGCGGCTCATCCGCGACCTCCTGGACTTCGCCCGGATGAGCGCCGGCACGCTCACCCTGAAGCGCTCCCCCGAGGAGGCGGACGCGCTGCTCACCGCCGTGCGCGAGGAGATGGAGCCGCTGGTGAGCGACAAGGGGCAACACCTGGAGCTGGAGCTGGCGGGCACGGGGGCCCGGGTGCTCGCCGACCACGAGCGCCTGCTCCAGGTGTTCAGCAACCTGGTGGGCAACGCCGTGAAGTTCTCGCCCGCGGGGAGCGCCATCACGCTGCGGGCCGACGCGGAGCGCGCGGACGTGGTCACCTTCGAGGTGCGCGACCGCGGGCCCGGCATCTCGGCCGAGCTGCTGCCGCACGTCTTCGAGCGCTTCGTGCAGGCGCGCGAGACGGCCGCGCTGGGCACCGGGCTCGGGCTCACCATCGCGCGTGGCATCGTCGAGGGCCACGGCGGACACATCTGGGCGGAGAGCCCCGGCGGCGGCGGCGCGCGCTTCCTCTTCACCCTCCCCCGCGAGCAGCGCGCCCCGCTCGAGGCCCAGCTGCACTGA
- a CDS encoding 2'-5' RNA ligase family protein — MSHPAQPPARPPLLVTLGLEPAAFAQLDSLRRRYFPPGRNFIPAHLSLFHHLPGAEQPAVERALAQAAERHGPVALHFTRLVPLGRGMAARAEEAPALRALHAELARAFAPWLTPQDRQPLTPHVTLMNKATPEEARAALAELGRSWAPLATRGEALLLWRYLGGPWEPLGRFPLRAG; from the coding sequence ATGAGCCACCCCGCGCAGCCCCCCGCACGGCCCCCGCTGCTCGTCACGCTCGGCCTGGAGCCGGCCGCGTTCGCGCAGCTCGACTCCTTGCGCCGGCGCTACTTCCCTCCCGGGCGAAACTTCATCCCCGCGCACCTCTCGCTCTTCCACCACCTGCCCGGCGCCGAGCAGCCCGCCGTGGAGCGCGCGCTCGCGCAGGCCGCCGAGCGCCACGGGCCCGTGGCGCTGCACTTCACGCGGCTCGTGCCGCTGGGCCGCGGCATGGCGGCGCGGGCCGAGGAGGCGCCGGCGCTGCGCGCACTCCATGCCGAGCTCGCCCGCGCCTTCGCGCCCTGGCTCACGCCCCAGGACCGCCAGCCGCTCACGCCCCACGTGACGCTGATGAACAAGGCCACCCCCGAGGAGGCGCGCGCCGCGCTCGCGGAGCTGGGGCGCAGCTGGGCCCCGCTCGCCACCCGGGGTGAGGCGCTGCTGCTGTGGCGCTACCTCGGCGGGCCGTGGGAGCCGCTCGGCCGCTTCCCGCTCCGGGCGGGGTGA
- a CDS encoding DUF1800 family protein: protein MRSLPLLALLGVTACAASRPLPPAAPPPPFDAERALHALERLAYGPSARDLEAVRRVGVDAWVDGQLRPGGAPPPALAARLAAFPTLAQSPQQLLESFPPRGAAAERDGEEGGRARLPWEERPRRIVEELATAKLVRAVESERPLEEVLVDFWFNHFNVSADKGAVRWLVTSYERDAIRPHVYGKFRDLLGAVAHHPAMLFYLDNWQSTREGFARGGARAPTGLNENYARELLELHTLGVDGGYTQQDVREVARCFTGWSLRAPRREPAFVFRAAAHDPGAKRVLGHEIDAGGARDGEAVLDLLARQPATAHLVALKLARRFVSDAPPEALVERVARVFLDTGGDLPSVYRALFHAPEFWAPEARGAKTKTPLEFVASALRATDARVESARPLLAALARMGQPLYRAPAPTGFADRAQAWVSSGSLVARVNFGLALASGRLPGVHLPEGGPPPATDPDALALALLHRPLSSATRDTLLAALQAPTAATGDALGPPPPAPLVAGLLLGSPEFQKR from the coding sequence ATGCGCTCCCTGCCCCTGCTGGCCCTGCTCGGCGTGACGGCCTGCGCCGCCTCCCGGCCCCTGCCGCCCGCCGCCCCACCCCCACCCTTCGATGCGGAGCGCGCGCTGCACGCGCTGGAGCGGCTGGCCTACGGTCCCTCGGCACGGGACCTGGAAGCGGTGCGCCGGGTGGGCGTGGACGCCTGGGTGGACGGGCAGCTGCGCCCCGGTGGGGCCCCGCCGCCGGCGCTCGCCGCGCGGCTCGCGGCCTTTCCCACGCTCGCGCAGTCCCCGCAGCAGCTGCTCGAGTCCTTTCCGCCCCGCGGGGCCGCCGCGGAGCGCGACGGGGAAGAGGGCGGGCGCGCGCGGCTGCCGTGGGAGGAGCGGCCCCGGCGCATCGTGGAGGAGCTCGCGACGGCGAAGCTGGTGCGCGCGGTAGAGAGCGAGCGGCCGCTGGAGGAGGTGCTGGTCGACTTCTGGTTCAACCACTTCAACGTCTCGGCGGACAAGGGGGCCGTGCGCTGGCTGGTGACGTCCTACGAGCGCGACGCGATCCGTCCCCACGTCTACGGCAAGTTCCGCGACCTGCTGGGCGCGGTGGCGCACCACCCCGCGATGCTCTTCTACCTGGACAACTGGCAGAGCACGCGCGAGGGCTTCGCGCGCGGGGGCGCTCGGGCGCCCACCGGGCTGAACGAGAACTACGCGCGCGAGCTGCTGGAGCTGCACACGCTGGGCGTGGACGGCGGCTACACGCAGCAGGACGTGCGCGAGGTGGCGCGCTGCTTCACCGGGTGGAGCCTGCGCGCGCCGCGGCGCGAGCCCGCGTTCGTCTTCCGCGCCGCCGCGCACGACCCGGGCGCCAAGCGGGTGCTGGGCCACGAGATCGACGCCGGCGGAGCGCGCGATGGCGAGGCGGTGCTGGACCTGCTCGCGCGCCAGCCCGCCACCGCGCACCTCGTGGCGCTGAAGCTCGCGCGCCGCTTCGTCTCGGACGCGCCGCCCGAGGCGCTGGTGGAGCGCGTGGCCCGCGTGTTCCTGGACACGGGCGGAGACCTCCCGAGCGTGTACCGCGCGCTGTTCCACGCGCCCGAGTTCTGGGCTCCGGAGGCGCGGGGCGCGAAGACGAAGACGCCGCTGGAGTTCGTCGCCTCGGCGCTGCGCGCCACCGACGCCCGCGTGGAGAGCGCGCGCCCACTGCTCGCGGCGCTGGCGCGCATGGGCCAGCCCCTCTACCGCGCCCCCGCGCCCACGGGCTTCGCGGACCGCGCGCAGGCCTGGGTGAGCTCGGGGTCGCTCGTGGCGCGGGTCAACTTCGGCCTCGCGCTGGCGAGCGGGCGGCTGCCCGGCGTGCACCTTCCCGAGGGCGGGCCGCCACCCGCGACGGACCCGGACGCGCTCGCGCTCGCGCTGCTGCACCGGCCGCTCTCGTCCGCCACGCGCGACACGCTGCTCGCCGCGCTGCAGGCGCCCACCGCCGCGACGGGGGACGCCCTCGGCCCTCCGCCGCCGGCGCCGCTGGTGGCAGGCCTGCTGCTGGGCTCGCCGGAGTTCCAGAAGCGCTGA
- a CDS encoding DUF1501 domain-containing protein, whose amino-acid sequence MPLSRRDLLRTLALAGAGGALLPSFLQRALAQAGPARRALVTVFLRGGADGLSLVPPVGDAAYHRARPSLALPERGEGAALRLDGVFGLHPGLAPLMPLWGEGRLALVHGVGLPVPVRSHFDAQDFVESGTPGRKATPDGWMNRALALAPAPGGSPLRAVALQPTLPRALLGEVDALALADLEGFRVRAGARSEQAGAGFAALYAGAVDAALRSTGADAARALQSLGASAFAERPPEHGAEYPRSALGRRLQDVARLLRADVGLEVAATEMTGWDTHVQQGGAQGAFARRCEELAGALAAFAQDLGPLLERVVVVVLTEFGRTVRENGSHGTDHGFGSAMLALGGGVRGGRVHGRFEPLEEARLQDGRDVPAWTDHRTVLGEALAASRPGVDLARVFPGFTPAAPLGLWG is encoded by the coding sequence ATGCCCCTGTCGCGCCGAGACCTCCTGCGCACGCTCGCCCTCGCCGGTGCGGGCGGCGCGCTGCTGCCTTCCTTCCTGCAGCGTGCGCTCGCCCAGGCGGGCCCCGCGCGGCGCGCGCTCGTCACCGTGTTCCTGCGCGGCGGGGCGGATGGGCTGTCGCTGGTGCCTCCGGTGGGGGATGCGGCGTACCACCGGGCGCGGCCCTCGCTCGCGCTGCCCGAGCGCGGCGAGGGCGCGGCGCTGCGGCTCGACGGCGTCTTCGGCCTGCACCCCGGGCTCGCGCCGCTGATGCCGCTGTGGGGCGAGGGGAGGCTCGCGCTGGTGCACGGCGTGGGTCTCCCGGTGCCGGTGCGCTCGCACTTCGACGCGCAGGACTTCGTGGAGTCCGGCACGCCGGGGCGCAAGGCGACGCCGGATGGCTGGATGAACCGCGCGCTCGCGCTCGCGCCGGCCCCCGGCGGGAGCCCCCTGCGCGCGGTGGCCCTGCAGCCCACGCTGCCGCGCGCGCTGCTGGGGGAGGTGGACGCGCTCGCGCTGGCGGACCTCGAGGGCTTCCGGGTCCGGGCCGGGGCACGCTCGGAGCAGGCCGGAGCGGGCTTTGCCGCGCTCTACGCGGGGGCGGTGGACGCCGCGCTGCGCAGCACCGGGGCGGACGCCGCGCGCGCACTGCAGTCGCTGGGCGCGAGCGCGTTCGCAGAGCGTCCGCCGGAGCACGGGGCCGAGTACCCGCGCAGCGCGCTGGGCCGCAGGCTGCAGGACGTGGCGCGGCTGCTGCGCGCGGACGTGGGGCTGGAGGTGGCGGCCACCGAGATGACGGGCTGGGACACGCACGTGCAGCAGGGCGGCGCGCAGGGGGCCTTCGCACGGCGCTGCGAGGAGCTCGCGGGAGCGCTGGCCGCGTTCGCGCAGGACCTGGGCCCGCTGCTGGAGCGCGTGGTGGTGGTGGTGCTCACGGAGTTCGGCCGCACGGTGCGCGAGAACGGCAGCCACGGGACGGACCACGGCTTTGGCAGCGCGATGCTCGCGCTGGGCGGCGGGGTGCGCGGGGGCCGCGTGCACGGGCGCTTCGAGCCGCTGGAGGAGGCGCGCCTGCAGGACGGGCGCGACGTGCCCGCGTGGACCGACCACCGCACCGTGCTGGGCGAGGCGCTGGCCGCGAGCCGGCCGGGGGTGGACCTGGCGCGCGTCTTCCCGGGCTTCACCCCCGCCGCGCCGCTGGGGCTCTGGGGCTGA